The Saccharomyces kudriavzevii IFO 1802 strain IFO1802 genome assembly, chromosome: 6 genome contains the following window.
TTGATCTGTAGGAAAAATATTAGAATTTTGAGAACCATTTCACCTGCTGCAGTGGAGTTATCAGAAACCGTTTGTGTAGATAATTCATGGCCTGATAAAGTAGATTATTCTATTTCAGTACCCAGCAAGGCTATAGCCATTGGTTCAGCCACCCCTATCAATATTTCCGTTATACctctttcaaaaggttTAAAATTAGGTCCAATCAAAGTTgtattatttgaaaactatCAATATTGTGATCCTTATCCTCCGGTGATCTCTGAAAATAGACAAGTGACAGAATTAACTTTAGAGAATCCTTTGAGCGAATCATCTGAAGAGTTCAATGTAGATGGGCGTTATGTAAATGACCCTTTTTTTGATGCAGATCATTCATTTCAGGATAAATGGGAGGTTAACACAATTCTACAAATCCCGAACAGCTTATCTAATTGTGTTCAAGATTGCGATGTCCGCTCCAACGTCAAAGTTCGCCACAAGCttaaattcttcatcatgtTGATTAACCCAGATGGCCATAAATCTGAATTAAGAGCATCCTTACCAATTcaactttttatttcaCCATTTGTAGCGCTATCCATTAAACCGCTATTATCATCCAATTTATATTCACTTTCTGGTGCCATTAACCAAAAGGATGAAAGTTTCCAACAAGAAGATGGGGAGGAATACTTGTTTTCTAGATCCGCATCTGCAACAGGGTTGGGATTGCTAGCAGATATGCGCAATGGTACTACGGTTCCTACTGTTTCAGACTTGATGACTCCTCCAAATTACGAAATGCACGTATATGATCGTCTTTATAGCGGTTCTTCCAACCCCACGCCAGCTGAAACATCAGGAACATGTACGCCCTTGGAAAGTGAAGCATCGGCTAATGAAGATCAACAACAAGATTTAGAAGATCTACGCATAAGATTGACTAAAATCAGAAATCAGCGCGAAAACTTGGGGCTACCAGCATTTGCCTCATCTGCTGCCGTTTCCAGATCGCTCTCTCCGTTATTGAACGTCCCGGGACAAGAAGATGGGACGGAGAGAAGTTCACCACAGAGTGCTCTTGGTCCCAGCAATAGTCTAGCCTCGGGGATACACAATAACGTATCACCCGTTTTGCTTTCAAGGTCACCGGCCGCAAGTGTGTCAGTTCACGAAGTATTGCCAGTACCCTCGGGCTTGAGTTATCCGGAAACCCAAAACATGAACGAAGTTCCATCGTATGGTAAGGCAATGAAATATGATATCATCGGTGAGGATTTACCTCCTACCTATCCTTGTGCAATACAAAATGTGCAACCGAGGAAACCTAGCAGAGTGCATTCTAGGGCCTCTTCGGCAACATTGTCGTCTTCCATACCAACTAGTTTCCAATCGTCTAGTTTTATAAGTAGCACCGCCTCTCCTATCTCAATTATTAATGGCTCTAGAAGTAGTTCTAGCGGGGTGTCTCTTAACACACTTGATGAATTGACGCTAAAACCCTCAAATAATCCATCTAGCAATAGTGCCAAAAGATCACCTACAAGACGAAGAGCTACCTCATTAGCGGGGTTCATGGGAGGATTTCTATCGAAGGGTAATAAACGATAGTCGCCAATACATCTTCATTTCTTGCATAAGGATATAAAACATTCGTATAAATCACATGTAAAAAAAGCCATGTATATGGCTTTTTTGCGCTTCATTGAGCgtccaaaagaaaagaatcatTTCGAATAAGATTTGTTAATGGATTCAGCCTCATAAATTTAGGATTTTATTTCGTTACTGAATTACATTatgttgttcttctttcttgttttgtttatatttAGTTATAGAATGAGAGTTGTTTTAACCtgcaaaaattgaaaaaaagaaaaaacacaTCCCCCCCAGTCAGTACAAAGcagatcaaaaaagaagcaaaagaaacaaatagGGCTATATGTTGTTTCGATTAGaaagaacaacaaaaaatataatgaagaagatcacAAAAGTTCCTatcattcaaaaagaaacgagtTCAAGATACCGGCTGTAAATTTCTTCCAACGtcctttttcattactgCATCTATGGGTGATGTATGTCACAATAATTGCTTTTGTGTCGCaccgaagaaaaaacccTGGCacagaaatcaaaaatcaaaaattccaaaatctATGATCACCAGCAGTTAAGACATATTATTCATTGTTCTCTTATGAATTTTATTCATATAAATCAGATGAACGcaaaaataatcaaaaaaaattattgacTAATCGATTGaacaaataataacaacagAAGAccatcaacaaaaaaaaatagaactATAAAGGAAGAAATGTACTCTAtctcaaacaaaaaaccTTCCATACTAAGTATGGTTCCCCTGAATATTCTGAAGAACCAAGATCTAACGGTTaaaaaggaacaagaaaagaagatatcTTTCAACCCTGTGGTTACTCCTATAAGGCCAGATGACTACCACGAAAAAACATCCAGATCTTCAAGTTCGAGCCATTCCGATTCACCTGAATTTTTGAgaatcaacaacaacaaatctagtcaaaaaaatgggaagttgaaagtttttgagAGTAAAAAACTGATTCCATTATTCATTGGCGATCTTCATGAAACAGTTACTGAAGAAACTCTCAAGGgaatctttggaaaattccCCTCTTTTGTCTCTGCCAAGGTATGCCTTGACTCCgttacaaaaaaatcactAGGTCATGggtatttgaattttgaagataaagaagaagctgaaAGAGCTATGGAAGAATTAAATTACACTGATGTTAATGGTAGGGAAATTAGGATTATGCCATCATTAAGGAATACAACATTTAGGAAAAATTTCGGTACcaatgtatttttttctaatttgCCCTTAAATAATCCATTATTGACGACAAGAGTATTCTATGATACTTTTTCAAGGTATGGTAAAATCTTATCATGTAAATTAGATTCAAGGAAAGACATAGGATTCgtatattttgaaaacgaaaaaactGCGAGAAATGTGATAAAAATGTACAATAATACTAGTTTTTTCGGCAAGAAAATTCTATGTGGAATacattttgataaagaggTCAGAAGTGTTCCTAATTTTGAAACACAAAAATCACGATTAGATGCGGAAacaattattgaaaaggagCAAGCTTTGAATGCTACACAACTAAAACGGAATGATGGTGCATCTAAGAACAATCAGTCCTCGTCTCAAAATTCTATCTTCATTAAAAACTTGCCAATAATAACCACAAGGGAtgatgttttgaattttttcagtgaGGTGGGCCCAATTAAGTCAATTTATTTATCCAATGCCACCAAAGTGAAATATCTTTGGGCATTTGTTACATATAAGAGTAATGAAGACTCCGAAAAGGCAATTAAGCGGTACAATAATTTCTACTTTAGAGGTAAAAAGCTATTAGTAAGCAGAGCACAAGACAAGGAAGAAAGGGCAAAGTTTATAGAGTCTCAAAAAATGTCTACACTTTTCCTGGAAAACTTAAGCGCCGTTTGCAATAAGGAATTTCTTAAATATCTGTGTCATCAAGAGAATATCAGGCCTTTCAAAATCCAGATAGATGGATATAATGAAAGTTCAGCCACCTATTCTGGACATATCAAATTCAGAAACTTTGAAGATGCCACGAGgatattcaattttttgaataaccGTTTGGTGGGAGGGAGTATAGTAATGACATCATGGGAGAGACAAAGTGGTACATCGAAAAATTATGAAGATTACGGAACTCGCAGTATACACACCTCATCTCACCCCCAGATTACCCCATATTACCGCTGTTCACATACGAACGATCCAAACTCCTCAAGTATgagaatttcatcatcaatgaaTAGTAGCACAAGATCACTAATTAAAAACAGGAGTTTCAATAAGAAAGTTTTAGAAACGTTCGAAAAACAAGTAAGAAGAGGAATAGATTTCATGAGATTTCCAAGCGCTACTAGAGACGAAAATGTACATGGAATAGCTGAGTATATTTTTGACACTTATTGGAATCGGGATGTCTTGGTCTTGGAtaaatttttatcatttttaaaTAGTAGTCCCTACCACGAAGGTGTATTGcaaaaacaaattgaagaagccGCAAACTCTTTAGGAttcaaaagatgaaatgcatctttctttatttcgctaaatttttcatttatttatttacattaatatatttttttgttattttttgagTAATATTGATAATTATtaaaatggagaaaaaTCATGAGAAATTAATTCTTAAATAAAGGCAGAGAGGGAAATCGTATAAAAACATTAAAGGAGAAGGTTTGGTTAATTTTGGAGAAAGGAAGGAGGGACAATATAAAGTATAAAACTGGTGGCGTCTATCGTGTTCTCAAGCCTTCCGCTCcccttttttcttaaaCTAATTCAACATAATTTGCTGGGAATATACCTTCTCTACCACTAACT
Protein-coding sequences here:
- the ROG3 gene encoding Rog3p (similar to Saccharomyces cerevisiae ROG3 (YFR022W) and ROD1 (YOR018W); ancestral locus Anc_1.358), whose amino-acid sequence is MGFSNSKSAKKPLLFDIRLKNVDNDVILLKGPPHEAPSVLLSGCIVLSIKEPMQIKSVSLRLFGRIQIDVPLEKSQDTNSSSSSSLRSKIRKYNKVFYNHAWDNVNLKEYLNGVRGQADLVGGSSSSNLLDTHQRVQSTSSLKSLKGTSTPASHTLNKGNYDFPFSAILPGSLPESVESLPNCFVTYSMESVIERSRNYSDLICRKNIRILRTISPAAVELSETVCVDNSWPDKVDYSISVPSKAIAIGSATPINISVIPLSKGLKLGPIKVVLFENYQYCDPYPPVISENRQVTELTLENPLSESSEEFNVDGRYVNDPFFDADHSFQDKWEVNTILQIPNSLSNCVQDCDVRSNVKVRHKLKFFIMLINPDGHKSELRASLPIQLFISPFVALSIKPLLSSNLYSLSGAINQKDESFQQEDGEEYLFSRSASATGLGLLADMRNGTTVPTVSDLMTPPNYEMHVYDRLYSGSSNPTPAETSGTCTPLESEASANEDQQQDLEDLRIRLTKIRNQRENLGLPAFASSAAVSRSLSPLLNVPGQEDGTERSSPQSALGPSNSLASGIHNNVSPVLLSRSPAASVSVHEVLPVPSGLSYPETQNMNEVPSYGKAMKYDIIGEDLPPTYPCAIQNVQPRKPSRVHSRASSATLSSSIPTSFQSSSFISSTASPISIINGSRSSSSGVSLNTLDELTLKPSNNPSSNSAKRSPTRRRATSLAGFMGGFLSKGNKR
- the PES4 gene encoding Pes4p (similar to Saccharomyces cerevisiae PES4 (YFR023W) and MIP6 (YHR015W); ancestral locus Anc_1.357), giving the protein MYSISNKKPSILSMVPLNILKNQDLTVKKEQEKKISFNPVVTPIRPDDYHEKTSRSSSSSHSDSPEFLRINNNKSSQKNGKLKVFESKKLIPLFIGDLHETVTEETLKGIFGKFPSFVSAKVCLDSVTKKSLGHGYLNFEDKEEAERAMEELNYTDVNGREIRIMPSLRNTTFRKNFGTNVFFSNLPLNNPLLTTRVFYDTFSRYGKILSCKLDSRKDIGFVYFENEKTARNVIKMYNNTSFFGKKILCGIHFDKEVRSVPNFETQKSRLDAETIIEKEQALNATQLKRNDGASKNNQSSSQNSIFIKNLPIITTRDDVLNFFSEVGPIKSIYLSNATKVKYLWAFVTYKSNEDSEKAIKRYNNFYFRGKKLLVSRAQDKEERAKFIESQKMSTLFLENLSAVCNKEFLKYLCHQENIRPFKIQIDGYNESSATYSGHIKFRNFEDATRIFNFLNNRLVGGSIVMTSWERQSGTSKNYEDYGTRSIHTSSHPQITPYYRCSHTNDPNSSSMRISSSMNSSTRSLIKNRSFNKKVLETFEKQVRRGIDFMRFPSATRDENVHGIAEYIFDTYWNRDVLVLDKFLSFLNSSPYHEGVLQKQIEEAANSLGFKR